taaaacaccaaaaaaaaaattgttttaatagtattgatgtatgtgtgtgtgtttttttttaattacgaGAAGGTTTAGGCCAAAGCCCTAATCCCCCACACCCGAACTTCagcatgtaatattagtttgtCCCGGTGGTCATTCGAACTAATGACCTCTGGACATGTCCCTTTCTAGCTGAGCTAATGTCCTCTAGTAAAATGATTGCATTTAACAAGTATGTGTGCGCATCTTATATACAGTTAATTAGCCAAATCTACATCAGGAAGTCTGATACTTGACTCTGTCTGAAAATTCTTGAAGTAACTTCTCTCTAACAAATGGAGAAGCTGACAATACCCATCTACTAAACTCCATTATCTCCATACCTTTAAACTCAGCTAACATCTTGTACTTCTCTCTTTTCCGTTCCCTCTTTGAAAAAGACATaccttcttcctcttcactaccaccttttctctttttcttcttcttatgatcCGCACACTCTAAGTTCTCATTGCTGTCACCCTCTCCATTGAACCTCTGAGATGATGTTGATGTTGCTGTCCTTCCACCGTTGATGATATCTTCATTTCGATGTGCATACACAATGCCTATTCAAATAGTCACACAAGCCAGAGCAAAGATTCATAAGaccacaaaaaaatattcaagcaGAGAAAAGTACACATCAGTCTTATTCTTACCCAAGTCTCCAAGCATAGGTTCCTGTGTTTCCTGTTTAGAAGAGCACAAGatttcctcttcatcatctgaaACACCTTTCTTACTATCCTTACGCAATTCAACGATCTCGCTAGTGAATAGCTTATCAGAGAGATCACGGAAAAGATTTGAAATCCCAAACAGCTCCCCTTGAAACTCTTTACAGTCCTGATCACAAAAACGAACCACAACATTAGATCTCTTTAATGAAACTAAACCggtttaaaactatatatttgtttatatgttACCTGAACTCCTTCAAAGTACCTAGTCTCCATCTTCCCTGCAACTGCAATGTTCGAAAGCTGCTGTTTGTACACTTGTCTTGTATAAACCAGCTCCTCAAGGGAACCAGCAGCCAACAAACGAAAAACCACAACATGACGTTTCTGTCCATACCGAAACGACCTGTCTTGCGCTTGCAAGTCATGAGAAGGGTTCCAGTTCGGATCAAATATAACCACACGGTTGGCACTCACAAGGTTTAGTCCCAGCCCACCAGCTCTAGTTGATATCAGAAAGACCTGTTTGCTAGGACTCGCGTTGAAATCATCTACAAGAGACTGTCTCAGATTAGTCGGAGTTGAACCATCAAGCCTCGCAAAGCTATAGCCTTTCCTAATCAGAAACTTCTCAAGTATGTCCAGCATCCTGACTGAGAAGCTGAAGAGAAGTATCTTGTCCCCCTTTGAGATCCAAGAAGCCATCAGCTTCTCCAAAGCTCTCATTTTACCACAGTGTTTCACATCACTCAGGTCCATGAAGCTCTCGCTCGCGGCAACTCCTCCCGCTAGATCAATATCTGATCCAAACACTGCAGACACAAAGTCTGCGTCCTTCTTCTGCTTCTCCGGTTCATCTCTAGCGTTCGGTTTGACAAGCTCAAGATGATTGCTCACCTGCTGAAGCTTCACAAGGCAGGGAAGGACCAAGCAGAAAGGGCATGAGTCACAACCGTCTGGAGAGTCTCTGTGGATGTAACTCCAGATAGGTCCATCAGGAACAATCCTTCTGCAGCACTCTGATTGCTTAAGAGGGCTTCCGCACGCGCAGGGTTTGTCTTTATTCACAAGACATTGAATCTCTGGGAGCTGCAGCATTCTTTGGTAGACACGTTTCTGCAGCTCGCTCATCTGACAGAAGACTACGTTGTCTTCCTTCCCCATCATCAAATGCCCTATGGTCTCCTCCTTCGTCCTCCTCAGCATGTACTTACTCAGAACACTGACAAGATGCTGTTTCCTCTTCTCTGCAATGTGGACGAATCTTTCCGGAGCCGTTGCCCTCTGCCCTTGCTTTAGAGGTTCATCATAGTACTCTCGGAAATGCTCACGAGTTCCCAGAGATCCTGGCGCTACCCACTCAAAGAGGTTGAAGAGCTCGGTGATCTTGTTCTGCATCACTGTCCCCGTGAGACCGAGTCTTTTCTTGGTCTTGATCTTGAGACACGCCTCGTAGAGTTTGGACTTTTCGTTCTTCAAACGGTGCGCCTCATCGGCGATCACTATCTCCCAGTTAATCTCTGACAAAACAGGGCCTTGGATTCTAAATGTGTCGAAGCTGGTTACCAGTACCTCGACGCCACGGGCGTTGAGTTTCTCGAGAATCGTATCTCGGTTAGCTCCGTGGTAGACAGAGACCTTGAAGAAGCTGGCCCAGCGAGAAAACTCGCTCTCCCAGTTGTGGATTACCGAAGATGGACAGATGATTAGTACAGGACCCTTTTGAGAGTCTGAAACAGACGTATCAGTACCAGCAGCGTCACTGTCTTTTCCATAAACTCCAGCAAGAAATGCAATTGTCTGAATAGTCTTTCCCAGTCCCCTGTGCCACAGCTATAGTTTTAAACTACACAAGAAGACTACAACCAGGGCCATTTACACAGCGACACACAAAAATTCATCCTTTATCCACTGAATCTATCAGTATAATGGTTTTAAACTACACAAGAACATTCTTAAGAAGACTAAAACAAGACCCATTTACAATGGTGACATACAAAAATCCATCCTTTTTCCACTGAATCTATTAGTATAATGGTTTTAAACTACACAAGAATAttctcaagaacacaaaaacaaGACCCAATTACAATGGTGACATACAAAAATTCATCCCTTTCCTCTGAATCTATACATAAAGTTGTaacatttttcaaaacaaaGCAGAGAAGAACTCACATGTCATCGCCAAGAATGCCACCATGGTTGTTTCTATAGAGATTAAACAGAAACTTAACTCCCTCTCGTTGATGTTCAAGCAATCTACAGTTGATAGAAGCTGGTACCTAAACCACATCACAACAAAAACAACACATtcttaaaattcaaaatcaaaataacttCGAGATGGGCCATTAAGACGTGAGCAAAGGCTAAGACTTTCGATAGAAACTAACCTGTATGATCGGGATTTCTCCGATTGATGACAGCACAAGCGGTTCGTACGGACCGGAGTAGTCAAATTCGACCCGGTTTAAACCGGGTCTCCCAAATTCAATCGATATTtcgtcatcttcttcatcaaatTTGATACTTCTTTTGTGGGTTTCTTCGGGAAGAAGATTGGAATCTTCGACCTGGGTATTTGAGATTCTGGATTCGTGTTTCGAGGGTAAGAAGTATGAATCGTCGAGACGGAGTAGCTGCTGCGAGAGAGACGATTTGGGAGGTTTTCTCGTCGGTTCCAACTCTTGGGTCGATGAGGTTTGggacgacgatgatgatgatgacgggAAAGTACTACATGGCTTCAAGGTCTGTTTGAAAGTGTGTAACAACGACGACATCGCTAATCGATCGCGTTgccagagagagagaaagtcgaGTGCTTTCTTCGAGAAGTTGAAAAAAGttgtattttttagaaaatttaaaacttatttcCTTTTATTCGagttattagaaaataaaaaggcAAAAGGGAAATTAACATGTTCATTAAATCGGGAACGGTTTCGAGTAATGGGCCGACCAAACTAAGCCCAAACTGTACTTTTGTCCTAACATggttttaggtttagggtttcttGTCCCTCTCCTGTATATATATCAATGTCTAATTCATATCTCCAGAGATAAGACGCCAATCTTCTTCTAATCACCTTTTAATTGATTTGTTCTCTCGACTCATTCGATTTCTTATTTGTCAATTATTTCGGTTTTCAAAACGTTTTGTTATGAAAGTGATGAAAGTTGTAGATAGGTGATGATCTTATGATCGATAAAAATTTCAACTCGCTACGTTCTTTCTGATTCttaccagttttttttttttttttctcaaattgaAATACATTCATAATCGAAATACCAATATCATTACAAAAGCTGGCGGCAAAATGAAATAGCCCCAGAACCAAGAGCCCATAGAAAGCGGCAACTAAAACCCATACTAGGGTGACTTAAACCCACACCAGGGTAacttaaataaacataaatctaCACCGACATCGAACCAACTAAACGGTTCTTTTTGTTTGCTTACCAGTTTACtaatttgttttcttcaaaGTTCTTTTTTATTTGCTCCCCTGCTTCACCTTTTTTGTTGaaagttttgttttctctcatgaaaaaaaaactaacgatTTTGACTCGGTTCAATTGGattttgctatttttggaaCATGGTAATGCTGGAGAAATGATGATAAATCAGTATAAATCTTAGGACACCTTCTGACACACCTGTGTATGAGAATGACGTGTTGTTCTGATCTTCAgttacttttctttttctctttttgtcaCCCCagtacattttttttgtttgcatatCCTTCAAACAATtacttttgttaattaaaatagATGTTCATTCTTTCTTCAATTTGTTTCTGAGAATTTGATAATTCAAATCCTAATTGAGAGAGTATCTAGAAGTTTTCTAAAGCCGCAGTGAGATTATGATGGCAATGTTAATACCACCAATATACTATTACCACAACATTAAAGTTTGACTTGCAccataaccactataaaaacaatattcaaatcTGTATATGTACACGGCAGATCAAACTCTATAATGACaccttatatatacaataatctAACCAAACGATCTCGGCTTGAGCCTTAAGGACCGTAATTATTGCGTATAATCCAAATATATGAATTACCAAACTCCCTTTGAGCAACTCTGCTATTTTACTCTGGTTTCCAAGTTAGAAGACAATGCtcaagtttaattagttttatGATTTACTCACATCAGTTTTGCCTTCTCGTGACTTCTTTGCTTGTCTATTAAATTCCTGAAGCTGTATGTCATGTTCTTCAAGCATCTGATCCACTCTGCTTGGCTGAGCCAACAATGGTCTTGACATGTAAATATTGCTGTCACTAGGATTATACTGTACGCATAGAAACACAACAATTGTAAgtttaaaaacacatttttatcAAATGGAAATAATCAAAACAGAGTTCATTATCTAACCCAAGCCAGGTCAACTGGTGTTGTCATACGTCTACTATCCATAGTGTCAGCTCTATTATACACTCGTCGATCTATTTTTCTTTGATCCATAACTGGTTGATCTAGCAATGCTTTGGAGGAGAGTGAACTTGTTAATATCTTAGGGTTTACTCTAGATGGAGGGTATCTAGGAGCAGGTACATTCTCTTTCACATGGATTGTTGACTTAGCCATATTCCGTTTGCTCATGAATGGACCCGAGTGTGAACCTCTCTCACCAGTTTGATTGTTTCTAGTATTCATATTTTGATAACCAGGAACTTGGCCATTAGGAGTCCTCTCCTCCTTAAACGACTTGAAACTATCGTTTCTCCTCTTCAAATCTAGGTATTGTTTCTGCATTTTGTCACAAAAAGTGAATTGGTAGCCATTGTGGCCTTGAAAGTTAGTTAGGACCATATCACAGTTACTTACCTCTATGTTCACTGATAGATGATTAGCTTTGATAGGTGGGACATATTTTCTCTTGTGTGATATCGCCTGAGACTCTTGCCGTTcttgtttctccaccatttgtCGTTGCGTTTTCGCTTCATCGCGCTCATTAGCATCAATCTCTTTGCTCGGAGGATATTTTGGTAGACAAGATGGATCACAAGCAAATGGCTTGGTTTTAAAgtactgaaaaaaaaacagttgtaaccaatgttcaaaaaatcacTAGGCATATTTATAACcgatattttattaaagaatTATTAGataacttattatatattttgtatttatatctgatattttattttttgaggtttaattataaaaatattttaacaaattgtattttttttaaaatagacatAACTTGTGGACTTTCATTAACCTTgttgtttgatttaaaataatttagactGATTTGAACCAATTTGAGATAGATTAAACCAGTTGAGCTATTTATAttggattttgaaaaaaaaaaatcatttcggCTATGATCAATTTGCCGTTTAAACCGATTTCTTAGAACCGTGGTTGTAACTAACGATGCATACCAAGAAGAGAGTAAAACGTCAGGCACAAGTTACCTCACTTTCAAGGGCACTATCTGCAGAGTTCCGGTGATCAGGGTCTATAGAGAGCAAAGTCTCTAAAAGCAAAAGAACACTCGTGGGAAAGTCCTTAAACATCTCTGATAGTTTCCGCCTATAAGGAACCCTACTTCTGAATCCAGCTGAAGACGGTAAGTTATGTTTTCTCCAGTAACTTTCAGTTGGTGAACCACATAGCTTAAAGATTTTATGCAACTGTTCTACCTATAAAGAACAAGTGATGAGTAACTTCAAAAACATGCAACCACCAATGCGTAGTAAGCAATGAATGTGCATTTACCTCGGTTTTTCCTGGTAGGATCGGTTTACCAGCGTATAATTCACCTAAGATGCAACCTGTGCTCCAAAGATCAACTCCAACACCGTAATGAGAAGCTCCAAGCAAAAGCTCTGGTGGTCGGTACCAAAGAGTGACAACATGGCTAGTCAATGGTATAGTTTTGGCAGGGTCGAAGAAAGTTGCTAACCCGAAGTCTGCTATCTTCAAGACTCCATTACGGTCGATCAGAAGATTTGAGCCTTTTATATCTCGATGAAGAACACCACGGCTGTGACAATGTTCAAGCCCACTTAGAAGTTGTTGCATGTAACATTTAACCTAGAAACATAAGAGTAATAATACCTTTAAATAGCACCAAATTATGTTTCTATGGTAAGATtagcatataagaaaaaaaattctaaaatagcattaa
The nucleotide sequence above comes from Brassica napus cultivar Da-Ae chromosome A9, Da-Ae, whole genome shotgun sequence. Encoded proteins:
- the LOC106403101 gene encoding probable serine/threonine-protein kinase At1g54610 → MGCVSSKHRLFRRKSTLKESSVKRSSAIDSPRIDDGIQQGDGFDRSSSRGEAKDKLVDSETLSSTRFNDHPEIVDHVVQAVHDQELARASSAVVEPDLEIGPNVTKPKLDRWNSRDSKVHMDHDQELTRGLSDVVKHDLEIGPNVLKQKLDQWNSNDSKVRLVESQKLSSKRFSDHHHVEKEPENLGAEASVQAVPWEVKKNQSVIVSRDIELKQAWPTWLVSVAGEALVDWAPRRASTFEKLEKIGQGTYSSVYRARDLIHNKIVALKKVRFDLNDIESVKFMAREIIVMRRLDHPNVLKLEALITDHVSSSLYLVFEYMDHDLLGLSSLPGVKFSEPQVKCYMQQLLSGLEHCHSRGVLHRDIKGSNLLIDRNGVLKIADFGLATFFDPAKTIPLTSHVVTLWYRPPELLLGASHYGVGVDLWSTGCILGELYAGKPILPGKTEVEQLHKIFKLCGSPTESYWRKHNLPSSAGFRSRVPYRRKLSEMFKDFPTSVLLLLETLLSIDPDHRNSADSALESEYFKTKPFACDPSCLPKYPPSKEIDANERDEAKTQRQMVEKQERQESQAISHKRKYVPPIKANHLSVNIEKQYLDLKRRNDSFKSFKEERTPNGQVPGYQNMNTRNNQTGERGSHSGPFMSKRNMAKSTIHVKENVPAPRYPPSRVNPKILTSSLSSKALLDQPVMDQRKIDRRVYNRADTMDSRRMTTPVDLAWYNPSDSNIYMSRPLLAQPSRVDQMLEEHDIQLQEFNRQAKKSREGKTDVSKS
- the LOC106369267 gene encoding switch 2; the protein is MSSLLHTFKQTLKPCSTFPSSSSSSSQTSSTQELEPTRKPPKSSLSQQLLRLDDSYFLPSKHESRISNTQVEDSNLLPEETHKRSIKFDEEDDEISIEFGRPGLNRVEFDYSGPYEPLVLSSIGEIPIIQVPASINCRLLEHQREGVKFLFNLYRNNHGGILGDDMGLGKTIQTIAFLAGVYGKDSDAAGTDTSVSDSQKGPVLIICPSSVIHNWESEFSRWASFFKVSVYHGANRDTILEKLNARGVEVLVTSFDTFRIQGPVLSEINWEIVIADEAHRLKNEKSKLYEACLKIKTKKRLGLTGTVMQNKITELFNLFEWVAPGSLGTREHFREYYDEPLKQGQRATAPERFVHIAEKRKQHLVSVLSKYMLRRTKEETIGHLMMGKEDNVVFCQMSELQKRVYQRMLQLPEIQCLVNKDKPCACGSPLKQSECCRRIVPDGPIWSYIHRDSPDGCDSCPFCLVLPCLVKLQQVSNHLELVKPNARDEPEKQKKDADFVSAVFGSDIDLAGGVAASESFMDLSDVKHCGKMRALEKLMASWISKGDKILLFSFSVRMLDILEKFLIRKGYSFARLDGSTPTNLRQSLVDDFNASPSKQVFLISTRAGGLGLNLVSANRVVIFDPNWNPSHDLQAQDRSFRYGQKRHVVVFRLLAAGSLEELVYTRQVYKQQLSNIAVAGKMETRYFEGVQDCKEFQGELFGISNLFRDLSDKLFTSEIVELRKDSKKGVSDDEEEILCSSKQETQEPMLGDLGIVYAHRNEDIINGGRTATSTSSQRFNGEGDSNENLECADHKKKKKRKGGSEEEEGMSFSKRERKREKYKMLAEFKGMEIMEFSRWVLSASPFVREKLLQEFSDRVKYQTS